From Macaca mulatta isolate MMU2019108-1 chromosome 3, T2T-MMU8v2.0, whole genome shotgun sequence, the proteins below share one genomic window:
- the LOC106997719 gene encoding cTAGE family member 8-like: MKKTAILKVSSPKNRASKYVMRKLPKLRRMGLGPALPQDVKCNKGAGGMRGQQHGPVRPVGCPRSQTPPQPAPQWSAPLGGRVRIRIPDPRLPVLHRLLWPVLLRRPQSSLGAMEEPGATPQPYLGLVLEELRRVVAALPESRRPYSNPHGFPWELVVCAAVVGFFAVLLFLWRAFRSVRSRLYVGREKQLAATLSGLIEEKCKLLEKFSLIQKEYEAYEAESSLEDASFEKVAAEARSLEATCEKLNRSNSELEDEILCLEKEFKEEKSKHSQQDELMADISKRIQALENESKSLKSQITEAKIICKIFNMSEERREIAIQDALNENSQLQESQKRLLQEAEVWKEQVSELNKQKITFEDSKVHAEQVLNDKENHIKTLTGRLLKMKDRAAVLGEDTTDDDNSELEVNGESENGAYLDDPPTGALKKLIHAAELNVSLKTLEGERNHIVTELSEVDKTKEELTEHIKNLQTQQASLQSENMYFESENQKLQQKLKIMTEFYQENEVKLHRKLTVEENSQIQEEEKLSKVEKKISHTTEGLETYGKLAKDLEEELKRTINFYQRQVISYEKKGHDNWLAAQTAERNLNDLRKENAHNRQKLTETEFKFEFLQKDPCATDVSNTAFGRGHSPCGPSPLDQPSSETRAFLSPQTVLEGPLRPAPVLPEGGGRGPRGPGNPLDHQITNERGEPGCDTLTDPHRAPPDTGSLSSPWEQDRRMTFPPPGQSHPDSALPPQREDRFYSNSDGLSGPAELGSSNTPSLDKMDGSMPSEMESSRNDAKDHPGNLNVPDSSLPAKNEATGTGFVPPPLAPIRGPLFPVNTRGPFMRRGPPFPPPPPGTMFGVSRGYCPPRDFPGPPRAPFAVRNIYPPRGFPPYLHPRPGFYPNPTF, from the coding sequence ATGAAGAAGACAGCAATTTTAAAAGTGAGTTCACCAaaaaacagagcttcaaaatatgtGATGAGAAAACTGCCAAAACTAAGGCGCATGGGACTCGGACCTGCGCTGCCTCAGGATGTAAAGTGTAACAAGGGGGCAGGGGGGATGAGGGGACAGCAGCATGGGCCTGTGAGGCCTGTGGGGTGCCCGCGTTCCCAAACCCCCCCGCAGCCGGCTCCGCAGTGGTCCGCTCCGCTTGGTGGCCGCGTGCGGATTCGGATTCCAGACCCCAGGCTGCCTGTTCTCCACCGCTTGTTGTGGCCAGTGTTACTGCGGAGACCCCAGAGCAGCCTCGGCGCTATGGAGGAGCCCGGCGCTACCCCTCAGCCCTATCTGGGGCTGGTCCTGGAGGAGCTACGCAGGGTTGTGGCAGCACTGCCTGAAAGTAGGAGACCATATTCGAATCCTCATGGTTTTCCATGGGAACTGGTGGTATGTGCAGCCGTTGTTGGATTTTTTGCTGTTCTCCTTTTTCTGTGGAGAGCTTTTAGATCCGTTAGGAGTCGGCTTTATGtgggaagagaaaaacaacttgCTGCAACGCTTTCTGGACtaattgaagaaaaatgtaaactacTTGAAAAATTTAGCCTTATTCAAAAAGAGTACGAAGCCTATGAAGCAGAGTCGTCTTTAGAGGATGCCAGCTTTGAGAAGGTGGCAGCAGAAGCACGAAGTTTGGAGGCAACTTGTGAAAAGCTGAACAGGTCCAATTCTGAACTTGAGGATGAAATCCTCTGTCTAGAAAAAGAGttcaaagaagagaaatctaaacatTCTCAACAAGATGAATTGATGGCGGATATCTCAAAAAGGATACAGGCTCTAGAAAATGAGTCAAAATCCCTGAAATCACAAATAACAGAAGCCAAAATCATCTGCAAGATCTTTAACATGAGTGAAGAACGACGCGAGATAGCAATACAAGATGCTTTGAATGAAAATTCTCAACTTCAGGAAAGCCAGAAGCGGCTTTTGCAAGAAGCTGAAGTATGGAAAGAACAAGTGAGTGAacttaataaacagaaaataacatttgaagACTCCAAAGTACACGCAGAACAAGTTctgaatgataaagaaaatcaCATCAAGACTCTGACTGGACGCTTGCTAAAGATGAAAGATCGGGCTGCTGTGCTTGGAGAGGACACAACGGATGATGATAACTCGGAATTAGAAGTGAACGGTGAATCAGAAAATGGTGCTTACTTAGATGATCCTCCAACAGGAGCTTTGAAGAAACTGATTCATGCTGCtgagttaaatgtttctttaaaaaccttagaaggagaaagaaaccaCATTGTTACTGAGTTATCTGAAGTTGATAAAACAAAGGAAGAGCTTACAGAGCATATTAAAAATCTTCAGACTCAACAAGCATCTTTGCAGTCAGAAAACATGTATTTTGAAAGTGAGAATCAGAAGCTTCAACAGAAACTTAAAATAATGACTGAATTCTATCAAGAAAATGAAGTGAAACTCCACAGGAAATTGACAGTAGAGGAAAATTCCCAGatacaggaagaagagaaacttTCTAAAGTGGAAAAAAAGATCAGCCATACCACTGAAGGGCTGGAGACCTATGGAAAGCTAGCCAAAGATCTTGAAGAAGAATTGAAGAGAACTATTAATTTTTATCAAAGGCAGGTTATTTCCTACGAGAAAAAAGGACATGATAATTGGTTGGCAGCTCAGACTGCTGAAAGAAACCTCAatgatttaaggaaagaaaatgctcacaacagacaaaaattaactgaaacagagtttaaatttgaatttttacaaaAAGATCCTTGTGCAACTGATGTTTCAAATACAGCATTTGGCAGAGGGCATTCCCCATGTGGTCCCTCACCATTGGATCAGCCTTCATCTGAAACGAGAGCTTTTCTCTCTCCTCAAACTGTGTTGGAAGGTCCACTCAGACCCGCACCTGTGCTTccggagggaggaggaagaggcccAAGAGGCCCAGGGAATCCTCTGGACCATCAGATTACCAATGAAAGAGGAGAACCAGGCTGCGATACGTTAACCGATCCTCACAGGGCTCCTCCTGACACTGGGTCCCTGTCGTCTCCGTGGGAACAGGACCGTAGGATGACGTTTCCTCCACCAGGACAATCACATCCTGATTCAGCGCTTCCTCCACAAAGGGAAGACagattttattctaattctgATGGACTGTCTGGGCCAGCAGAACTCGGAAGTTCTAATACGCCTTCTTTGGATAAAATGGATGGGTCAATGCCTTCAGAAATGGAATCCAGTAGAAATGATGCCAAAGATCATCCTGGTAATTTAAATGTGCCTGATTCATCTCTCCCTGCTAAAAATGAAGCAACTGGCACCGGCTTTGTTCCTCCACCTCTGGCTCCAATCAGAGGTCCATTGTTTCCTGTGAATACAAGAGGCCCATTCATGAGAAGAGGACCTCCTTTccccccacctcctccaggaaccATGTTTGGAGTGTCTCGAGGTTACTGTCCACCAAGGGATTTCCCAGGTCCACCACGTGCTCCATTTGCAGTGAGAAACATCTATCCACCGAGGGGTTTTCCTCCTTACCTTCACCCAAGACCTGGATTTTACCCCAACCCCACATTCTGA